Proteins encoded in a region of the Isoalcanivorax pacificus W11-5 genome:
- a CDS encoding globin codes for MRPMTDVDTVFQSYGRCCNHESFFEDFYRIFINRSDAVRAMFVNTDMAEQRRLLRAGISWLVMHARGAPGGKLRDLGKTHNRDGYNVPPALYEVWVDALMDTVKLHDPQYSTELDRQWRAVLKPGIDLIRDAY; via the coding sequence ATGCGCCCGATGACCGACGTGGATACGGTATTTCAGAGCTATGGCCGTTGCTGTAACCACGAATCTTTTTTCGAAGATTTCTATCGTATTTTTATCAACCGTTCCGACGCCGTGCGTGCCATGTTCGTCAATACCGACATGGCCGAACAGCGCCGCTTGTTACGCGCCGGCATTTCCTGGCTGGTGATGCATGCACGCGGTGCGCCCGGCGGCAAATTGCGTGATCTCGGCAAGACCCACAACCGTGATGGCTACAACGTGCCACCGGCCCTGTACGAAGTCTGGGTGGACGCCTTGATGGACACCGTGAAACTGCATGATCCGCAGTACAGCACCGAACTGGACCGTCAGTGGCGTGCGGTGCTCAAGCCGGGTATTGACTTGATCCGCGACGCTTACTGA